The Pseudomonadota bacterium genomic interval CGTGACGGTTGATCTGCAGACACAGTTGGAGGACGAGCTGGCGCAGGTCGCGCCATTCACGCTGGCTCAGCTCAGTCCCGGCGATCCGGTAACGGTGCAGGGATTCCTGGACGCTGCGGGCGGTGTCGTCGCAGCGAGGATCAGGCGCAGGTCGCTGGAAGGCCATGTCCTGGCCGGGCCGGTGACCGCGGCAACCGGCACTGCTGCCGGCGGCAGCATCACCATTCTGGGCGTGACCATGTTGACCGATCGTAACACGGAGTTTGAGGACGGCGACGACGGGCAGTTCCAGGGCGGCGGTGATGATTTCTACGCGACGGTTTTACCCGGTGCCATGGTCGAGCTGGAAGACGGGCTGCCGGTCGACGGTGTCGCCGACGAGGTTGAGCTCGGTAACTGATGCCTGCCGGCCGCGGTCAGCTGCGCTGCAGCCGCCAGATGTGCTCGACCAGCTGGCTGGCGCCGCGCGTTGCAAGCTCCGGGTTGGCCGCCAGCGCATCGAATGCTTCCAGGTGTTGCAGCGCGAAGTGCGTGCTGAACAGGCGGGTCACCTCCAGAGCCGCGACCGCAAACGGCGGGCCGTTCATCTCCTGCTGCGGGTATTCCATCGTCACCAGCAAGCTGCGGCTGTCAGGCGGTAGCAAGCGCGCGAGATGGTCGGCATAACGCTGTCGCAAATCCTCTGGCAACGCGATCAGCGCGGCCCGGTCATAGCAGCCATCGAGGATGCCAAGCTGTCCTGTAGTCAGGGTGAAGAAGTCGCTGCAGTGAATCTCGATGCCGTCACACGACCAGACCGGGTATCCGGCATCCTCCCTGACCTGGGCGGGCAGGCTGTTTTCGCTGAAAAAGGCGGACACGGCCAATGGACTGATCTCGATGCCGATGACCCTGTGGCCCTGTTCCCTGAGCCAGATCATGTCGAGACTCTTGCCGCAAAGTGGTACCAGGACGCGGCTTCCCGGGCGCAGGCTGAGTCCATGCCAGTGCAGCTGGAGGTGCGCATTGACGGTCTGCTGGTGGAAGCCGATCTGGTTGGCCGTCCAGCGTGCGTGCCAGAATTCAGGGTCCATGTGCGGTCAGTTCCGGTTGGCGAAGGCGGTATCTCGCGCTAGTGACGCTAGTATATAGTGTATGTATGTCTGCTTGACGGTCGAGGCGGTAATGGCAGAACAGATTCCCGATCCCTTCCGGATCGCATTCAGGGGGCGATTCGAGAACATCCTGCGCTGGGAACAGCTGGATCTGCTGTGGGACACGCTGGGGGCGGATGCCGACGGGGGCTGGTATATCTACGCCGTCGGAGAGCCGCCGCCGTCGGCGCCCGCCAGTGATGCGCAGTTCAGGAGATTTCTGTCCGAAATCTTCCAGTTACTGCGGCTCGAGCATGACGAGGATTATTGCGGGATCGTCTTTACCGATTCGCGGGATGCCCCGACCTTCGTGAAGATCTTCGATCCGCACAATCTGGGTGTTTCCTGCGGCTACAGCGACAATCCCCCCTTGCCCGGCTGGATTCTCTCGAAACTTCCGCCGGCCGACATGAGTCAGACGGTGGTGCTGCCGGGCAACCGCCGGCGCTGGTGGCAGCGTTTTCTGCATCACTGATTATAAGTTGATGTTAATCAATGGGGTTTAAATCACGGCATGCTGTATCATACGGGCTGGGGTGAAACCTGCCAGCCAAGTCGGACGGTGCGGCAGCGGTTGAGCAACGGATGAATAGTCAACGGAGTGTTATCCAATGAATAAAGTAGCAAGCGTGGTGATCGCGGGTGTTTTGCTGGGTATACAGGGTGCTGCGTTGGCCGGTGATGCCGAGGCCGGCAAGACCAAGGCTGCAGCCTGCGCCGGTTGCCACGGCCCCGAGGGGGTCAGCAGCAATCCCATGTGGCCGAACCTCGCCGGGCAAAAAGAGGGCTACCTGGTGAAGCAGTTGAAGGCCTTCCGTGACGGCACCCGCACCGATCCCATGATGTCCCCCATGGCCAAGCCGCTCTCGGACGAGGATATCGATAACCTCGCGGCGTACTTCAGCAGTCTCTGAGCGCTGGCGCGGGCAGACCGCAGCGGTCTGCCCGCAGACTCTGCGCAGGGCGAATTCTGTAACCCGCGCGATATCATGCAACGACTGCCGGCCGATCCCCGCTCCCCGTCATGCGCTGGTTGAGATAGACCAGTACGCTGAGCAGCAGTACGGCACCGGCCTGATGCGTGGCAGCCAGCGGCACCGGTACGTACAGCAGCAGGGTCGAGATGCCGAGGGCGACCTGCAGCAGGACGGCAGCCAGCAGCAGGTGCAGGCCGCGGCGCAGCGGCGGCGCGGTGGTGCCGCGCAGACCGAAGAACCAGAGCAGGCAGACGCTGCAGAATACCAGCGTCGCCAGCAGGCGATGATCGAACTGCACGGTGGCGATGTTTTCAAAGAAATTGTGCCACCACGGTTCCAGCATGAATATCACCTGTGGTATCCAGTGGCCGTCCATCAGCGGAAAGGTGTTGTAGGCATGGCCGGCCTTGAGGCCGGCGACGAATCCGCCCGACAGGATAGTGATGAATACCAGGGCGAGCAGACTGCGCACGGCCCTGCGCAGGCGGGCACCCGCGGGCAAGGCTTGTTCCGCTCCGTGCCATAACCCCAGGGCGACGTGCAGCATCCAAGCGTAGATCAGGAGCGCCAGTCCCAGATGCGCGCTCAGCCGGTACTGGCTGACATGCGGATCGTCGACCAGTCCACTCTTGACCATGTACCAGCCCAGCAGGCCCTGCAGGCCGCCCAGTACGAACAGCGCGGCGAGGCGGGGCGCCAGTGGACGACCTAACCGGCCGCGTACCAGGAAATACAGAAACGGCAGCAGGAACACCGTACCGATGGTGCGCCCGAGCAGGCGGTGCGAAAACTCGAACCAGTAGATGCGCTTGAATCCCGCCAGATCCATGCCGGCATTGATATGGCGATATTCGGGCGACTGGCGATACAGCGCAAAGGTTTCCTCCCAGCTGGCCTGGTCCAGCGGCGGTACGATCCCGAAAATCGGGTCCCATTCCACCATGGACAGGCCGGAGCCGGTCAGCCGTGTGACGCCGCCAAGGACGACCATGGCATAGATCATCAGGCAACAAACCAGCAGCCAGACGGCAACGGGTCGGTCTCGGTTCAGCGCGGCGGCGCGCGGGCTGGTTTCGGGCATGGTGTTTCTGGCGGCCAGTGGCTAGAGTAGGATCAGGATCGGGCAGGGCATTGTAACCGAAAAGCCCGGCCTGCCGCGGATTCGGGATGCGTCCGGGTGCCTGGTGGCAGGCCGGTGCCGCTCCGGGGGAGCGTATGAAGCAGCCGTTCAGCATACTGGCAGTGGTGGCCGTGGCGGCAGCTGGCCTCTATCTGGCGCTGTCGACACAACACGCCGCGGTGGATGCCAACCTGCCCGTGAAACGGGACCCGACATCCGTACCCGGTGCGGTGACTGCCGACGAGCTGCTGCCGGAACAGGCCGTGCTGGATATCTCGGTGCACACGCTGGATGAACTGCGTGTATTGCTGGATCGGGCCGAGCAGCTGTCCAACCGGCTGCTGGACCAGGGACGGACCGGTGCCAGCGTGGTGCTCGTCCTGCACGGACCCGAGGTCGAGTTCTTTTCCACCAAGAATTACGCGCGCTACCGCGATATCGTGGATCAGGCGGCGCGTCTGGATGCCTTCGATATCGTGGACGTGAAGATCTGCCAGGGCATGATGAATGTCAGGGGCGTGGCCCGTGATGACATACCCGCCTTCATCGACCAGGTCCCGGACGGGGGTGCCGAGATCGAGCGGCTGCAGCGCGAAGGTTACGTCTACTTCTAGGGCGGGGTTCTGGTCACCGCGCAAGGCGCGCAGTGATCACCTGCGGGGAGACGTGCCGGGGCGGACCGGCCGGTCCGCCCCGGCACGGGGTCTTACGCGTTGCGCCTGCTCAGGATGCGTTCGATGATCGGCGCCAGGATGATCTCCATGGCGAAACCCATCTTGCCGGCCGGCACCACGATGGTGTTGCGCCGTGACATGAAGGAATCCTTCATCATCGCAAGCAGATAATTGAAATCGATATCCAGGGCACGCGGATCCTTGAAGCGGATGACGACGAAGCTCTCGTCAGGCGTCGGGATGTCGCGTGCGATGAACGGGTTCGAGGTGTCCACGGTCGGGACACGCTGGAAGTTGATGTCAGTGCGCGAGAACTGCGGCGTGATGTAGTGCACGTAGTCATGCATGCGGCGCAGGATGGTATCGGTGACGGCTTCCGCCGAGTAACCGCGCTGCTCGCAGTCGCGGAAGATCTTCTGGATCCATTCGAGGTTGACGATCGGCACCACGCCGATCAGCAGGTCGACGTGGCGCGCGACGTCGACGTTGTCGGTGACCACGCCGCCGTGCAGACCTTCATAGAACAGCAGGTCGGTACCTGAACCAACCGTTTCCCAGGGCGTGAACTCGCCGGGCTTCTGCCCGAACGGCTTGGCTTCCTCTTCGCTGTGCAGGTAGTAGCGGCGCTCGCAGGAGCCGGTATCGCCGTAGCTGCGAAAGGTCTCCTCGAGCTTGTCGAACACATTCGCCTCGGGTCCGAAATGGCTGAAGTGGTTGTTACCGCTGGCCTCGGCGGTCTTCATGGCCTCTTTCATCGCGGCACGGTCGTAACGGTGATAGCTGTCGCCCTCGATGACCACCGGATTGACACCCTCGCGCAGGAAGATGTGCTCAAAGGCGACTTTTACGGTCGTCGTGCCGGCGCCGGATGAACCGGTGACGGCGATGATCGGATGTTTCTTGGACATGGTGGCTCCTGGCCCTGTGCATGGCTGATTATTGGTTCGCGGCGGCGCGGGCGGACAAGGCAAGCCGTCGAAATCCGCCTGCATTATGGCAGGCGCGCGTGATCCGCAGAGCCGCGTATTGAACCATTTTTCCCGGCTGCAACTCAAGGTGCCTGCCGGTGGCAATGTATTCCCTTATATATCTCAATGGTTTGGCGGAGGCGGAGGGCTGTGCCCCGGCCTGTGTGCCTATCGGACCGATCCGGGGGCGTGAACCCGGTCGGCCCCGCCGGTCAGCGCCGTTCGAATACCAGGTCCTGTGACGTGTGCCCCAGGCGCTGCCCGCGCCGCTCGAACCGAGTTGCCGGCCGGTACCCGGGTCGTGCGGCGTAGTGTCCCTGGCCCGCGCGGTTCGAAAACAGCCCCGAGGCTTCCACCGTGGCCAGCATCTGCTGGGCGTAATCCGCCCAGTCCGTCGCCATGTGGAGGATGCCGCCGGGCCGCAATTTGTGCGCCAGCAGTTCCACGAAGGCGGGCTGCACCAGGCGGCGTTTGTGATGGCGTTGCTTGTGCCAGGGGTCGGGATAGAACAGCAGCACCCGGTCGAGGCAGGCATCCGGCAGTGCCGACTGCAAGACCGCCGTCGCGTCCACGTTGTAGATCCTGACGTTATGCAGGTCATACCGTTCCAGTTCCAGCAGCAGGTGCCCGACGCCCGGACGGTGCACCTCGATACCGATGAAATCCTCCTGCGGTGTCGCGCGCGCCATGGCGAGCAGGGCCTCGCCGTTGCCGAAGCCGATTTCGAGCGTGAGCGGTGCGTCTCGTCCGAACAGCGCAGCCGGCTGCAGCGGGAGCGCGGGGTCGAGACCGTATCGCGGCCACAGGTCCCGCAGTGCGCGCCGTTGCCCGGCCGTCATGCGGCCCTCGCGCCTGATGAAGGAGCGTATGGTGCGGTGTGTCGAAGCGTTGTCCACGGTTGCGCGGGTACCGGTCGGCCAGGGTGGAATTATTCTAGGTGCTAATACCGTGGACGCCTAACGCTTCCGCGCCGGTGCTGCTTGCCGCCGACATTGGCACTGCGCAACCTGGGCGCATTCGATAAAACGTTTTAATGCCGGGCTAAATGATTTATTTAGCTGCGTGCGCGGCTGTCAGCGCCAACATGCGATCGATGCAGCCGACGCGTGTTTTCCCCTTGCCTCCATCCGGGTGTTGTCGTTTAATGAACGCATATTCCAGAAGGCGTCTAGCAGCAGCAGACTTCCTCCCCGGATGTTCGCGCACCTGGCGGCATCCAGCATCTATCCAGCCGCTGTAACCGCTCAGGTGAAACCTGGCAGGCCGCTTTCTCCGGTTTCAGGCAGCGCGTGCGCGTGCGCGGGCCGTGCGCCGGGCAGCCGGTACAGGGTGTGCCCTGCGCGGTCTATTGCACGCTAGTGCGCATGCAGCAGTATTCACACAGGACGACCGATGAATGCACGTGTAATCTTCCCCTTCCTCAACTGGCTCCGGCTGGTATCGAAAGAATCGCTGAAGGCCGACCTGATGGCCGGGCTCACCGGTGCGGTGATCGTGCTGCCCCAGGGTGTCGCCTTCGCGACCATC includes:
- a CDS encoding thiopurine S-methyltransferase; protein product: MDPEFWHARWTANQIGFHQQTVNAHLQLHWHGLSLRPGSRVLVPLCGKSLDMIWLREQGHRVIGIEISPLAVSAFFSENSLPAQVREDAGYPVWSCDGIEIHCSDFFTLTTGQLGILDGCYDRAALIALPEDLRQRYADHLARLLPPDSRSLLVTMEYPQQEMNGPPFAVAALEVTRLFSTHFALQHLEAFDALAANPELATRGASQLVEHIWRLQRS
- a CDS encoding cytochrome c, with product MNKVASVVIAGVLLGIQGAALAGDAEAGKTKAAACAGCHGPEGVSSNPMWPNLAGQKEGYLVKQLKAFRDGTRTDPMMSPMAKPLSDEDIDNLAAYFSSL
- a CDS encoding COX15/CtaA family protein produces the protein MPETSPRAAALNRDRPVAVWLLVCCLMIYAMVVLGGVTRLTGSGLSMVEWDPIFGIVPPLDQASWEETFALYRQSPEYRHINAGMDLAGFKRIYWFEFSHRLLGRTIGTVFLLPFLYFLVRGRLGRPLAPRLAALFVLGGLQGLLGWYMVKSGLVDDPHVSQYRLSAHLGLALLIYAWMLHVALGLWHGAEQALPAGARLRRAVRSLLALVFITILSGGFVAGLKAGHAYNTFPLMDGHWIPQVIFMLEPWWHNFFENIATVQFDHRLLATLVFCSVCLLWFFGLRGTTAPPLRRGLHLLLAAVLLQVALGISTLLLYVPVPLAATHQAGAVLLLSVLVYLNQRMTGSGDRPAVVA
- a CDS encoding DsrE family protein, giving the protein MKQPFSILAVVAVAAAGLYLALSTQHAAVDANLPVKRDPTSVPGAVTADELLPEQAVLDISVHTLDELRVLLDRAEQLSNRLLDQGRTGASVVLVLHGPEVEFFSTKNYARYRDIVDQAARLDAFDIVDVKICQGMMNVRGVARDDIPAFIDQVPDGGAEIERLQREGYVYF
- a CDS encoding phosphoribulokinase; translated protein: MSKKHPIIAVTGSSGAGTTTVKVAFEHIFLREGVNPVVIEGDSYHRYDRAAMKEAMKTAEASGNNHFSHFGPEANVFDKLEETFRSYGDTGSCERRYYLHSEEEAKPFGQKPGEFTPWETVGSGTDLLFYEGLHGGVVTDNVDVARHVDLLIGVVPIVNLEWIQKIFRDCEQRGYSAEAVTDTILRRMHDYVHYITPQFSRTDINFQRVPTVDTSNPFIARDIPTPDESFVVIRFKDPRALDIDFNYLLAMMKDSFMSRRNTIVVPAGKMGFAMEIILAPIIERILSRRNA
- the trmB gene encoding tRNA (guanosine(46)-N7)-methyltransferase TrmB, with amino-acid sequence MTAGQRRALRDLWPRYGLDPALPLQPAALFGRDAPLTLEIGFGNGEALLAMARATPQEDFIGIEVHRPGVGHLLLELERYDLHNVRIYNVDATAVLQSALPDACLDRVLLFYPDPWHKQRHHKRRLVQPAFVELLAHKLRPGGILHMATDWADYAQQMLATVEASGLFSNRAGQGHYAARPGYRPATRFERRGQRLGHTSQDLVFERR